The segment CAGCACATCACCTCATCATGAAGGTCTCCCCTAGTCACCTgcccacgctgctgctgctgctaagtcgcttcagtcgtgtccgaaacCCCACAGAGAGAGGCTGTCAGATTTCAGAGGAGAGGGGTATCATTTCTGGCCCACGCTACCCCCTGCCAGAAATGATACCCCTCTCCTCTGAAATCTGACAGCCTCTCTCTGTGGGGTTTCCCTTTGATTGATCATGTGAtggattcatttattcttttgataTCCATTGagcaccattcattcattcaatatcaatatttattaagcccTTACTGTGTTCTCTTCACTGTCCTGgtgatacagcagtgaacaaacagACACGAAtctctgtcctcatggagctcaGCTTCAGTAGATGAAGGATGAAATTGGGAGGAAATGGGACAGGGGATTAGGAACGGACTTGGCTTTCACTCAAGAGAGATGAGACACACCCAAGGGTCTAAGCAGAGAAGCAACAGTTTATGGCTGTTGCTCATCAGGACagcatgcctggagaatcccagggacagaggagcctagagggctgccatctatggggtcgcacagagtgggacacaactgaaacgacttagcagcagcagcatcaggacaGCTCTGCCCATGTGAGCACGCTGGAGTGGCCAGCAGAGAAGCAGGCCCTGGATGGAGTGTGGGAAGGGCTGGTGCTTCCTCCTGCCTCTGTCAGGCAGGCTATGTAAGCAAACCAGAAAAATTCCCAGGGAGAGGAACGCTTAGGGTGCAGGGCATCCACCGTCAGGGTCAAGGAGAAAGTTTACAAAAGACAGGAGAGAGCTCCAGGGAATGGGACTGCAGGGCTCTCATGGAGGTTCAGGGAAATGCACCTTACTGCattaagctgtgtgtgtgtgtgtgtgtgtgtgtgtatgtagatcTCTCTTAAAGGACAAAACTTCTTAGAGTGTCCCTCTGGGCGGGCACAGAGAGATTTCAAACTCAGCCTTCTGGGCTCAGTAACTCCTAATATCTCTGTAACTTGCCTTCCTGCACCTGGCCTGCTCCCCCAGGCACCTACATGCAGTTTGGATGCCAGGGCATGAGAGGTTGAGAATCCCAAATCCTGGTCACAGGTCCTTGCCCTTCCACTTTACTGACTGTGTGACTTTGTGTGAAAGCCAAAGTTCTTTCAGGATCCCCTACCCCATCTGCTCCCAGACTTCTGCTTTCTGCATACCACACGTGGTAACCTTCTTTGCCAAGGGTGGCAGACTGTAGGAAGAAATGATGGAGCCTGACCTGTGAGGCCAGAAGAGGAGGTGGGCTGGATTATTAAAACCGCCCCCACACTGAGGGAGTATCTGTCAATGTGTCGATGCCTGCCCCCGGGTCTTCATCAGTCATTAACATCCTTtcgttaattaattaattaacaccCTTTCGAAGGGGGCCATTCACCTCCCAGGTAGATCCTAAGGCAAGAGAACCCAGGACAGTTAATTTTCTTATCTCAGGAGTTAGAAAGGGCTGAGTCCAGGGGGGCAGATGAACCCCCAGAGAAGAGGTGCAGCGAGAAGGGTAACAGGGAGGGGAGTGTAATTGAGACTGGCAGAACAACTCTGTCCATTCCAGTATGTCAGCGGAACAGGGCTGGGGACGAAGCGACAGAAAACAGCACATGGCCCTGGGTTCAAAGCCAGGATCTGCTACTTCCTACTCAGGCCTCTTCTAGTCACTGTGACCTTTAGGTGTTTgggtttgtttggtttgtttttttctaactttaagAAGGGAGTGCGGATGTTGCCCAGCTGCCTACCACTTAAAATTCTTGCAAAGCTTAAATAAGTCTACTGTGGGAAAACTCTCTGTGAATACTGTGTTATTATTACACACAAAAGGCATCTCGGTAAGGGCTGCTCTGGACCAACGGACAACTGAACCCTGGAGCCAGCAGGCCGGGCTGGTTCATGTGGTCAGCTGCAGAAGCTGATGAAGGTCTGAGGGCTGAGACAGCCAAGGAGCTGGTGGGCCTGGAGACCGGAAGTGTGTTCAGCATCGGTCAGGAGGAGTGAGCAAGGAGGAGAGTGTTCTGCGCTTTAAGAAAAATCATCCGTAACTTGGAAATAGGCAAAAGGAGGACTGTGTGTCCTCGCAGTGTCACTCTGGGGCAGGGTTGAAGCACTCAGTTAtttaattcttgggttgggaagatcctctggaggagggcatggcaatccactccagtattcttgcccaaggacagaggagcctggtaggcgacgtatggtccatagggttgcaaagagtcggacatgactgaagtgacttggcaaggGACTGTACCTTTGTTCTacaatttactatttttaaaaactattttttggctgcatcaggtcttagttgtgtcacATGGGATTTTTCGTTGCAGTGCAgttttagttgctctgcagcatgtgggaccctagtttcctgaccagggatcaaacctgtgtccccagcattgcaaggcagattcttaaccactgggccactggaaAAGTCCCAACAATTTACTATTGATTAGGGTCCTGACTTTGTAGAGTTATATGCTAACTTGTAGCTGCACATACaagtatgtatgtgcatgtatgtgaatatgaaaaggaatttaGCCCAGTAGAGAACCACAAAATTTATGGTATTATTCCCTATAAGATATTAACCAGCTTCACCTCTACCTTAGCAAACTTATTTCGGTGTATCTTTTCCAACAAAATATACAGACCTTTTGCCTCTCAAGTGGACCATTGAACCAGCCTTACTATTTTTTGATCCCCTTATTAATGAGTTAGATAAATCTTTGACATGTGAATAAAATTACACTTTGATAGAACAAAAAAGTGAGGGGCTCTGTGGCATGGGCCAGCCACTTGGTCACTGAACCTCACATATCTCATCAGTTGGGAGAAGGTACCCAACTCTCAGGCTGAGGCAGGGCTAGAATGGGAAGACAGATGAGAAAGTACTCTGCACATCATTCACAGGATATAAAAGTCAGGATTTATTATTGTGACTCATCAGATTAGATTAATCCAGGCCTGAAAGGTCCCACGCTTCTAGGTCCACATTCTCCAGGGTTTGGGACATAGTTCAAGGGAAAGGGAGCAAGGGGCAACCCAGACACTAGGTTCCATGCCCAGGAGGTGTCCGGCTGATGCCATACTCGCCATTTGTGACGAGGCCAGGATTTCCCACAGGCCTTGCATCTTGGAGGATGGAGACCATTTAGGACCACTCAAAGACGTCTGCCCAGGGGCATGGAGCAGGTGGATGACTGAGCTGGGCATCTGACCAGAGACCAGCGTATGGGTATGCTAAAGGAGAGATAAGAGTCCTAACACCAGAGGTCAGCACCAGATCCCTAACTAGTGGTTGCTATAGCCTGGGGTCTTTTAGGacctcatgtttttcttttttaaaaaaatttttattgaaatatttacaatttggtgttaatttctggtgtacagcaaagtgactcatatatatatgtctagatatatatatatattttcttattcttttccattatggtttatcacaggatattggatataattctctgtgctatacataagtatgaccttgttgcttatccattttgtatgtaatagtttgtatctactaAACCCAGACTTTCAATCCTTCCCTTTCAAACcctcctcctccttggcaaccccaagcctgttctctatgtctgtgagcctacttctgtttcatagatatgttcatttgtaggACCTCATCATTTGATTCTGCAGGTAGGAAAGTGCCCCAGCTCAGCTGACAGCACAATAAATCTCTGTTCTTGCTATCTGCATATGTGCACAGCTGCATgaatgtgcacatacacacacagacaatgACGTCAGCCAGGGGTCCAATGAGCAATGCAGGCAATCAAGGTTGGGAACAGCCAACCCTGCACAGAGGAGGTAGGTACAGAGgcaacagagagacagaaaggcatTCCAGGTTCAGTGAATGGCAGCAATGGAggctgcttatttatttactaagtcctatctgactcttttgcaaccctatggactgtagctcaccaggctcctctgtccatgggatttcccaagcaagaatactgaagtgggttgccatttccttctccagggaatcttcctgacccagggatcgaacccatgtctcctgctttggcaggcggcttctttaccagcagagccaccatCAGACCTGCTCTAAATTGGGCTCATACTTTGAGTAACCTGCAGTCATGAAAATTAACAGTCCACTGCCCCTGGGGTGATGACAGAAAAGGCAGTGGGTAAGAGACCTCTGACTGGGTTCTCTCCTGTGGGCCCACATCCCGTTAAACGGTGCGGGGAATCCCATTCTCCCTCACAGGTCTCACACCAGGTGCAGCTCAGTTTCTCTCTCCACAGGCCAGGCCAGCCTCGAAGCCTCCCCAGAGGCCTCCATCTACAGCTGCTCTGCCTCAAAGGCAGGGCTCACAGACTCTTCCCATCTGCCCAGCTTTCCCTGTCTCTCCTCTTCTGAATCTCCCCCTTCAGCAGCTAATTATCCTGTCCGTCTTAATACAGTTTGTTTACTACCCTCCTGCCTGGAATAACGTATTTTCCCTCTCCCTATTTTCCCTTTGTCCTGATTGCTTCAGTACTTTGTTTGATTATATTGCAGggtttgtttcttgtttgtttttctaagttGCCTTCAACCCTCTGTGGATCGAGACAAGTGCATGTAAACCCTTTGTTGTTCTGGGCTAGACTCGAAGCTTTTGAACCCCTGTCTGGTAACTACAATCACATTAGGCCCAGTGCTGTGCTGAGTACACAGTAGGTGCCTAATTCTTACTTGACTGGCAGTTTCATTAACATCACTTAACCCACTCCCAGCCAGTCCTCAATTACTGGCCCTTTCACACACAAGCCTGGATTATTGAAATCCTATCCCCCAACCCTTCCACTGACATTGTGACCCACCAGCTCTCAAGAGAGCCCAAGTAATTTGAGGGTTAAGATCCCGAGTGATGCTTCCTGAGATTCTTGGATACCTTCACACAACCAGAAGTCACAAGACCCTGGACATCTCAACCAGGGCCTGAAGTTCCCGGCAGCTCCTAAGGTCACTCTCATAGACTCAGCCATAGCTCACAGAAGACTCTGGGCATCTAGTCCGAAAGTCCAGCCTAAGGATCACAGTTCTGGTGTTGTCGAGGCCACAGGACCCTGGGCACCGGGAGGCAGCCTCAGGAGAAAGGTCTGCAAGGAACCGGGCCGTGGGAAGCCGGCCTTCTCCCTAAGCAGCCTCCAGGAGCCGCCCTCGATGGCATAGAGCAGGGTGAACACGCGGTTGACTGTATAGACGGTGTCGCCGCGCACCACGGCAGTGAAGAGCGCGCCTTTGCTGTTGACGAACTGGCCGGGCAGCGCTGTCCACTGGCCCGTGGCTAGGTTGAGGCAGTCGATGGCGCAGTGCAGGAAGTCATCCTTAGGTCCGTTACGCACCACGTAGAGGCTGTCGCGGTGGGCCACCATGCAGTGGCCATAGCTCTGTGGGCGCCGCAGCTCGGCCACGGGCAGCCACTCATCAGCCCGCACAGCGTACTCCACTACGGCCGTCGTGTCTGCCGGCTGCCACAGACACACGAAGAGGCGGCCGCGGGCGTGTGCGCAGGGTACGCCGGCAGCTGGCTGCGGCAAGTCGGCCATGAAGCTCCAGCAGCCCGAGGCCGGGTCGTAGCGCTCCACTGAGCTCATAGCTGTCCTCTGGAACTCCCCCCCGATGGCGTAGAGGTGGCCCTCGAAGCCGGCCAGCGCCGTGTCGTAGCGCggctggtgggggctggggaactCGCGCCACGTTCCGCCGTCGGGGTCGTAGCAGAAGCCCAGGTCCACCACCTCCTTGTTGGGGCCCCGCACACCGCCCACAATGTAGAGCTTGTTGCCCAGCGTGGCCACACCGGCCAGGAGCGTGCTGGCCTCCAGGGGCAGCGCGGCCAGCGTGCGCCAGGTGTCCTCCTCCTCATCCAGGTAGCACATGGTGCGCGAAGGGTCCTCCAGGAAGCCGGGCGCCGGCGCATGTGTGCTCACGGCCACGTAGCTGCTGGGTCGCAGCTCCGCCACGTAGGTGCGGGCCTCGGGCAGCGCCAGCTCGGCCGCCAGCTCGAGGGCGCCGTCGCGGATGAAGAGCGCGGCGCTGTGGAAGACGTCGTGTAGGCCGAAGGCTGCGGCCGCGTCGCACAGCAGCGCGCAGTTCTCCGACGTGAGGCTGTGCTCTAGGAAGCGCGCCAGCGCAGGCGCCTGCAGGAAGGCGGCGCACTCCACGGCCTGCAGCAGCTCGTCGGCAGCCGCCAGCGCTGGACGCTCTCCGCGCAGCACCCGCAGCGTGGTGTGGAAGCCGTCTGGGCTCAGCGCGCCCAGGTGCACCTCTGCAGCGCGCGCCTCCCGCATGCCCGAGCGAAAGAGGCCGCGGAAGAAGCCGCAGTGCTCCACTAGCAGGGCCCGGTCTGCCTGGAAGAGTTGGCTGCCCACCCACACCTGCACCGGGGTCTCTGGGCCCTGCGGCATGGCGGGCTCGAGGGGCAGAGGCCACCTTCGGGGGCCTGGACGCAGCGGCCACCCACACTGGGGCTTCCCCTCAGCGACAGAAACTTCCCCCGGGGGATATAAATATCTCCCTGGCTAAAGATAGTAGGGCTCATGTGATGTAGTGGCCAGCGGGCTGGATGGCCGAGGGCCCGGAGGGCATCTGGACACCTGCCGGGTCACTCACTTCCGtgtgataaataataataataatagtgaccATATAGTGGGCACCTACGGGCCTTAGGGCACCATGAGGACAGTTTACAAAGATATCCCATTTAACCTGCACTAAATCAGCTGTAACCCCTTGTGCAGATACCCTAACTCTGACCCTCTGCTTCCTCAAAATGGGGCCAATAATTAACAACTATTGCACGGTATTTGGACAATATCTAAAGTGTTCAGAATGAAGGTCAGAGAATTTATATGGCTTTTCAAGGTCATTCAGCTGGGAAAGTGCCAGGACGACGTTAATACCTGGCCCACGCCTTGGTTGGTGGGGCAGGGGTATTTGGacaccagacagacagacagaggtaGAGTCTGTCCAGGACCAGGCTGGGGTCCAGGGCAGATTCTCCTTTGCCTTGGGCCTCTGCCCCTGATTCCGGCTAGTCCAGTCTCTTTTTGAGCCTTGATTTCCTACTCTGTAAAATGGATGGGTAACGGGTGAACGTTCAGTAAGTCCCTTGAGTGTGGAAGTAGTCTCTGGGGATGGGAATAGGAAGCTGATGTCTATTCCCTACTGGGTACTCCCTACTCGTCCATTGCTGTATAGCTCagatcttgggggaaaaaaagtggcgCTGCTTAGGGGACTCTATGTCTGTGGATGGGAAGGCGACAGGCTTCTCCTGTTTAAGTGAAGCCTTAAACTGCACTGCAGGCCTTTTTGTGAGCACTTTAACTTCTATAATCCTTACAACAATCTGATGAGTAGATACTGTTATTTTAACTCAGTTGATAGATGTTATCCATTTATTGCTTATAGCATGCATGAGTCAAATATTATTAAACTCATAGATGAGGAGACAGAGTCACCAAGAGGTTTGTGCACCTGGCCGAGGTGACGTGGCCAGAGAGCAGCACAGCTAGGGCTGGAGTGCACCCAGTGTGACCCCAGAGCCTACACCCCTAACCGTTGTACTCTCTGTCCTCTCTGTTACAAATGCTGGGCAGTCACTTTGTGCCAGGAGGTCACAGTTGGAAGCAATTTCGGTCTCTTATGATTCAACCCCTTCATTtacagtgtgaaagtgaaagtgttagttgctgagtggtgtccgaccctttgcaacaacagcctggactatagcccatcaaagtcctctgttcatggaattctccaggcaagaatactggagtgggttgccatttccttctgaaagggatcttcctgacccagggatccaactcaggtctcctgtattgcaggcagattctttaccacctgagccaccagggaaacctcagaAAGGGAATTGCCCAGGGTTGCGTAGCTGGTAGCAgagagccccaggcctcctgctaTCCGTCTTACCTGGAACTTTCCTGGGTTACCAGCTAAGACTCTGGGTTCTAAAATGTCAGCCAGAGGGAGCTTAGTGGTTAACTTCTCTGCTACTTTGTGCTACAAGTGGGTTAACTGAGGCCCAGCCCTGTGTAGGATGTATCTTCCCCTGATACATCTGATGTATTTTCAGCTGCAGGTCTTCAGGAAGATGGAGTGGCTCAGTGGCTCACAGTGATAAAGCTGTACTTCGGAGGGGAGCTGGGGAACTTCCCTCCCCCCAAGACACACGCATGCATAGATCCTCACGTATCAATCTGTAGATCCAACACGAGTGTGCCTTTCTTGCCAGGGAACTCTCAGCCCAGTTCATCCCATCAAAGCAGGGCTGGGGTGTGGGGACCACTTGTGTTAGCCTGGGAAGCCTGAAGCCTGGAGGCAGCAGCCAGAAATAGCCAAGACTCTCTGCCCCAGAGACCtgacaggaagaggaggaggagatagaAGGGGTGGGCCAGAGTCCCCATGGATACCATACCAGGCCCTTTGTCAGCTTTTCTCCTTCCCTGGGGCTAGATGTTGGCTATAGCCAGGACAGTTCCCCTCTTAAAGGAAGGTGG is part of the Bubalus bubalis isolate 160015118507 breed Murrah chromosome 11, NDDB_SH_1, whole genome shotgun sequence genome and harbors:
- the KBTBD13 gene encoding kelch repeat and BTB domain-containing protein 13 — translated: MPQGPETPVQVWVGSQLFQADRALLVEHCGFFRGLFRSGMREARAAEVHLGALSPDGFHTTLRVLRGERPALAAADELLQAVECAAFLQAPALARFLEHSLTSENCALLCDAAAAFGLHDVFHSAALFIRDGALELAAELALPEARTYVAELRPSSYVAVSTHAPAPGFLEDPSRTMCYLDEEEDTWRTLAALPLEASTLLAGVATLGNKLYIVGGVRGPNKEVVDLGFCYDPDGGTWREFPSPHQPRYDTALAGFEGHLYAIGGEFQRTAMSSVERYDPASGCWSFMADLPQPAAGVPCAHARGRLFVCLWQPADTTAVVEYAVRADEWLPVAELRRPQSYGHCMVAHRDSLYVVRNGPKDDFLHCAIDCLNLATGQWTALPGQFVNSKGALFTAVVRGDTVYTVNRVFTLLYAIEGGSWRLLREKAGFPRPGSLQTFLLRLPPGAQGPVASTTPEL